One Microbacterium trichothecenolyticum DNA window includes the following coding sequences:
- a CDS encoding GNAT family N-acetyltransferase — protein MQFRPLTEDDVLSSPPWWHDRRLAPDRWRDDETRSAVAVDRGEIVAAGAIWLSRVHDGRFWVDIVVHPEMRRRGIGTAVLRHLATLRSRDVPFAARGYVDDEALLFADARGAVTTQIVPPARVDLSARTFLRSHAQVQPLAGIERSRVEAANAAMYRWTHETWSPVRVGFEAALNEDLWDVLDVEASAAAVDDQGRISAVALTYRDSDPPLIVAETTRRHQAAGERLVEGCIRRALAILAHRGVTTVDFDGHVSDPHFLPALARLQPTGRWFRLVEIPTP, from the coding sequence ATGCAGTTCCGACCCCTGACCGAGGACGATGTCCTCTCGTCTCCGCCCTGGTGGCACGACCGCCGTCTCGCGCCCGACCGCTGGCGGGACGACGAGACCAGGTCGGCTGTCGCGGTCGACCGCGGCGAGATCGTCGCCGCCGGCGCGATCTGGCTGTCCCGCGTGCACGATGGTCGTTTCTGGGTCGACATCGTCGTGCATCCCGAGATGCGACGACGGGGGATAGGCACAGCCGTTCTGCGTCACCTCGCGACGTTGCGCTCCCGCGACGTCCCGTTCGCCGCTCGTGGCTACGTCGACGACGAGGCACTGCTCTTCGCTGACGCGCGAGGAGCCGTGACCACGCAGATCGTCCCGCCCGCGCGGGTCGACCTGTCCGCCCGGACGTTCTTGCGCTCGCACGCGCAGGTTCAGCCTCTCGCGGGTATCGAGAGAAGCCGGGTCGAAGCCGCGAATGCGGCGATGTACCGCTGGACGCACGAGACCTGGAGTCCGGTCCGCGTCGGCTTCGAGGCCGCCCTCAACGAGGACCTGTGGGACGTTCTCGACGTGGAGGCCTCCGCCGCCGCCGTGGACGACCAGGGCCGGATCTCGGCTGTCGCCCTCACCTACCGCGACAGCGATCCGCCCCTGATCGTCGCCGAGACGACGCGGCGCCATCAGGCTGCAGGAGAGCGCCTGGTGGAGGGATGCATCCGTCGCGCTCTGGCGATCCTCGCCCACCGAGGGGTGACGACGGTCGATTTCGACGGTCACGTCAGCGACCCGCACTTCCTGCCCGCGCTCGCTCGACTCCAGCCGACCGGGCGATGGTTCCGACTGGTCGAGATCCCGACACCGTGA